One genomic window of Bremerella sp. JC817 includes the following:
- a CDS encoding PQQ-binding-like beta-propeller repeat protein, giving the protein MNTRHCAIAILLLGFAVPGFAAETAKDWPQWRGPDRDGKSSATGLISNWEDQQPKLLWMGEGLGAGYASVSIVGEDLYTTGNFDDGQAVVAFDLNSKKVAWKKILTDKVPRHGYEGSRCTPTVDGDDLYVVMSEGTVARLNRKSGDVVWKRNLQEEYGASLPTWGFAESPLIDGDRLICGAGSSKALLVCLDKKTGKEIWVTPRGEAELGDQGKDEAGYSSTLVCNAAGRKQYVKLIGRGLIGVDANTGELLWSYNAVANGTANIPDPIIDGDYIFASTGYQTGAGLVHIQNKGGKIVAEEVYFLDSKTFQNHHGGMVKVGDYIYAGTKHNAGFPICVEMKTGKVQWGGDFRPEGKGSAAILFADGNIIYRYQSGILALVEANPKEYVLKGTLTPEYQERESWAHPVIVDGKLYLREQDKLMCYDLRR; this is encoded by the coding sequence ATGAATACCCGGCATTGCGCGATTGCCATCCTTTTACTTGGTTTTGCCGTTCCTGGTTTCGCTGCAGAAACCGCGAAGGATTGGCCTCAGTGGCGTGGTCCCGATCGTGACGGCAAATCGTCGGCGACCGGCCTGATCTCGAACTGGGAAGATCAGCAGCCTAAGTTGCTGTGGATGGGTGAAGGTCTGGGAGCCGGCTACGCCAGTGTGTCGATCGTTGGTGAAGACCTCTACACCACGGGCAACTTCGACGATGGGCAAGCCGTTGTCGCCTTCGATTTGAACTCGAAGAAGGTGGCCTGGAAGAAGATTCTGACTGACAAAGTTCCTCGTCATGGCTACGAAGGCTCGCGCTGCACGCCGACCGTCGATGGTGACGACTTGTACGTGGTCATGTCGGAAGGAACCGTGGCTCGTTTGAACCGCAAGTCGGGTGACGTCGTCTGGAAGCGTAATCTGCAGGAAGAATACGGTGCCTCGCTGCCGACCTGGGGCTTTGCCGAATCGCCACTGATCGACGGCGATCGCCTAATATGTGGTGCTGGTTCGTCGAAGGCTTTGCTGGTTTGCCTCGATAAGAAGACCGGCAAAGAGATCTGGGTGACCCCACGCGGCGAAGCCGAACTGGGCGACCAGGGCAAAGACGAAGCAGGCTATTCGTCGACGCTGGTCTGTAACGCAGCCGGTCGTAAGCAATACGTCAAACTGATCGGCCGCGGCTTGATCGGTGTTGACGCGAACACTGGCGAACTGCTGTGGTCGTACAACGCGGTTGCCAACGGCACGGCGAACATCCCCGATCCAATCATCGACGGCGATTACATCTTCGCTTCGACCGGCTATCAGACCGGAGCAGGCCTGGTTCATATCCAGAACAAGGGTGGCAAGATTGTCGCAGAAGAGGTTTACTTCCTCGACTCGAAGACCTTCCAGAACCACCATGGTGGGATGGTGAAGGTTGGCGACTACATCTACGCCGGCACCAAGCATAACGCTGGTTTTCCGATCTGTGTCGAAATGAAGACGGGCAAAGTGCAGTGGGGTGGCGACTTCCGTCCCGAAGGTAAGGGCTCGGCCGCGATTCTGTTCGCCGATGGCAACATTATCTATCGCTACCAATCGGGCATTCTAGCTTTGGTGGAAGCCAATCCGAAGGAATACGTCCTGAAAGGCACACTTACCCCGGAATACCAGGAACGGGAAAGCTGGGCCCACCCGGTCATCGTTGACGGCAAACTCTACCTGCGAGAGCAGGATAAGTTGATGTGCTACGACTTGCGTCGATAA
- a CDS encoding DUF4339 domain-containing protein, with protein sequence MPSPSSSSTQSELRWYYAVDDAHVGPVSATKFWQLAEEGVIKGETLVWCTGYTDWVPARTIDGLFRSRLGRSSDSSFSGSSSSSTQLQPTPMKPPVVETPEVENDTTLLMQIAKSGILLGLLCVVFTRGCDQIDQARVEGLAAERSISEQEFEQREQSELRPLQDKVTELSAPNYVTAEDKKSLQEAVEVLKTSKVLFATEREQLEKEEWGPLRAEEKRVASEKQSVQMFRKIASLLGTTLTLLGLGVALFYGPSDQQLGIWIVLGVVIAAAYLA encoded by the coding sequence ATGCCTTCGCCCTCGTCCAGTTCGACTCAATCTGAATTGCGATGGTATTACGCCGTCGACGATGCCCATGTCGGTCCCGTTTCTGCCACCAAGTTCTGGCAGCTGGCCGAAGAAGGTGTGATCAAAGGCGAAACACTCGTCTGGTGCACCGGCTATACCGATTGGGTCCCAGCACGCACGATCGATGGTCTGTTTCGCTCTCGATTGGGAAGGTCGAGCGACTCGAGCTTCTCGGGCAGTTCGTCCAGTTCCACCCAATTGCAGCCCACACCGATGAAACCGCCGGTGGTTGAAACGCCTGAAGTCGAAAACGATACCACGCTGCTGATGCAGATCGCCAAGTCAGGAATCTTGCTGGGACTGCTCTGCGTCGTGTTCACCCGCGGTTGCGATCAAATTGATCAAGCCCGCGTGGAAGGTCTGGCAGCGGAACGAAGCATTTCAGAACAAGAGTTCGAGCAGCGCGAACAATCGGAACTGCGACCGCTGCAAGATAAAGTGACCGAGTTAAGTGCCCCCAATTACGTTACCGCCGAAGATAAAAAGAGTCTTCAGGAAGCGGTCGAAGTCTTGAAGACATCGAAGGTGCTGTTCGCGACCGAACGAGAGCAACTCGAAAAAGAAGAATGGGGACCTCTGCGAGCGGAAGAGAAACGCGTTGCATCGGAAAAACAATCGGTGCAGATGTTCCGCAAGATTGCTTCGCTCTTAGGAACAACTCTGACGCTGCTCGGCCTCGGCGTCGCTCTCTTCTACGGGCCATCCGACCAGCAACTGGGTATCTGGATTGTGCTGGGCGTGGTGATCGCGGCGGCTTACCTCGCGTAG